ccggccatggcgccggctGGGATGGAAGAGAAACCCTAGGCaaatgataccatgtaggagagaataattgcttgtattcctccaaaccctaaaagggtgggatatatagttcctatacattggcctctatacatgggctcaatatacaccaacagatATTCCCATCCCATGGGGATAAACAAAATAGATGAAACAGTTATTTGGTTGATAAGTCAACAGCAGATAAATAACTATGTGCATGAGAAAACACAGCCATACCATTGAGTTATGACTTATGACACAACTCTGAATAAACATACACTTAGGTTTCAGCTAGTATTAACATAGGAAGCTATAGTTAGGTTTTGACATcaatgaaaaatgagaaggatcATAACCTCACGAAGATCCCTGATAAGTTGTAGCTGAAAATTTCTAAGTCGTGTCTCATTCAGAATCTGATCTTGAGATGCACCAGGTTTAATTGTCTTCACGCTACCTCTAGTGTCATATATATGACAAAGCCTTACAAGCAACTTTAGATAGCAGTCGATTGCATAGTACGACCATTGCAGTCCCAAAGAACACATGGTCTGCAAACTTCCACCACATCCAAAGCAGGTTCAGTCCAATTCAGAGCACCATAACCAGTTCCATAGGCTAATGCTCCTATAACTCTGCtctctgtcccagaattttttttttctcgaatgcgcaggagagctgcgcatcaatatattaagaagaaagaaaagggggGAAAGAGCCCCCAAAACAAAAATGTTACAGGGATAAAGGATCTGTAACACACCCTAGGAAGAACACACTCTCTTAGACACACTAAACACTTAAAGGACCAGACCACCTGCACAGTGCAATTAGGAGGTGGGAGCTAGGGCAGGGAGATAAGAAACTCCTCGAGCCCCAGCTACAGACCACAGTTGGACCTCTTCTCTAAAGGCTGCCATGACCCGGGATAAATTAGGAGTTCCTCCATCAAACACACAGTAATTCCTGTGCTTCCACACTAACCAAGATCCTAGAATAATGATGGAATTGATTCCCTTTTGATCCTGACCCGAGAACCTGCTGCTAGTTCCCCCCACCAATGAATAAAGCAGTGATCATCCAACTGTGGCGCCATGATTTGCAGCCCAAACTGCTGCAAGGTGTGGACCCAGAACTGTCGGGTGAAGACACAGGAGACCAATAAGTGATCAATTGTTTCTCCAACCTGATCACAAAGTGGGCATTTCGGTGGGTGGTTAAGGCCCCTTTTAGCAAGTCTATCTGCTGTCCAGACCCTATTGTGTGCCACCGTCCACATAAAGAACTTGCATTTCCCTGGAGCCCAACTTTTCCATATTCTCTCCCACGAACCAAAATGAGTAGCTCCAATGAAAAAGGCCTCATAGGCTGATTTAGTGGTGTATATCCCAGAATTTGAAAACCTCCAAATATGTAAGTCCTCCACTTCTGGCTGCAATTCAACAATAGAAAGGAGGTCCCAAAGGTAGAGATATTCCACTAGAACCTGCACACTTAAAGCTCCTCTAATGTCTGAAATCCATCTTCCACCTGTGAGAGCATCATAAACCGTTCTTTTCCTTGCTCTTGCTGGTATTGCACTAAACAAATGTGGCAGGAACTGTTTTAAGCTTTGACCAAGCAGTCAGCTATCTGTCCAAAAACATGTATTTTTTCCATTACCAATTACCGTTTGAACAGCCATTTCAAAGAAAGAGTGGACTTGGGGCTGTGCTTGGACGGGGAAGAGTACCCATGCCTTTTCAGGCTCTGTTTTCTGCAGCCAAAGCCACCTCAACTTCAGGGCCCACCCCAATTTTTGAAGATCAGAAATACCAAGCCCTCCCAAGCAAAATGGTCTTGTGACCTTTGGCCAAGCAAGCAGGCAATGTCCTCCTCTAGCATCTTTTCTGCCTTTCCACAAAAAACCTCTCCTTATTTTATCAATTGCCTTTAAAACACAAGGTGGTAACTCAAGAGCCAATAGAATGTAAATGAGCATTGAGGTAAGCACAAACTGTACCAAAATCATTCTACCAGCTTTGGTGAGTAGATCAGCCTTCCAACTTGGGAGTCTATCTGCTAATTTGTCAATAATGGGCTGTGCTTGTGCCTTAGTAATCTtatgaggagagagaggaaCTCCCAGGTACTTACAAGGGAATTCAGAGATCTGACATGGCAGGGCTTCTTGCAAGAAAGCTTTGTCATCTTCAGCACATTGTATGAGAAGAACACTACTTTTCTGGAGATTTGTTGTGAGCCCAGAGGCATTACCAAAGAGCTGCAAGATATCAAGAGTAGTTTCAATATCTCTTGCTGAAGGTCTCAAGAAAAGCACAACATCATCTGCATATAAAGAGATCCTATGTTGCAGCGCCCTTCTAGCAAGTGGTTGTAACATATTCTCATCCGCAGCTTTCTTTATTAAGTGACAAAGCACATCCATGACTAAGATAAAAAGCATGGGAGACAAAGGATCTCCCTGTCTTAGGCCGCGCTGGTGATGTATCCTTTCTCCTGGTGAACCATTGAGTAGTATCTGAGTAGAGGATGTTCGAAGTAGCCCACTTAAGATATCACACCAAATTGGACCAAAACCCAGCTGTTTCAAAACTTCCAAGAGGAAAGGCCATGAAACTGAGTCAAAAGCCTTGTTAATGTCCAATTTGAGCAGAATACGAGCATGTTTCTGTTGGTGTAGGAACTTTGTAGTATGCTGGACCAACATGAAGTTGTCTAGAATGAATCGACCTTTGATGAAAGCACTCTGATTAGGAGAAACCAGCTGATTTAGATAACTAGCCAATCTGTTGGCAAGGATTTTTGTTACTAGTTTGGCAAAGGAATGAACCAAACTAATGGGTCTGAAATCCTTGACACTAGTGGCATCCTCTTTTTTAGGCAGCAAGGTGACATAGGCTGAGTTTAGCAACTCGAAATTGGCAAATTTTCTGCTCCAAACAGCTGAAATTGCAGACATAATGTCCAGTTTTATAATCTGCCAGCAAACTTTATAGAATTTGCCGGTGAACCCATCGGGACCAGGGGCTTTGTCAGAAGGCAGCGATCTAACTGTTTTCCAGACCTCTTCTTCTGAAAAAGGAGCCTCAAGATCATTGAGGGCAATGCTCGGCATGTTTAGCTCTGAAAGATTAACTGTCTCATCTCTGTCCACACTCTTGCCCAGTAGGTTGGTATAAAACTCAGATATTCTGCTCCTTTTGCTCCTTTTCCTCATGATTGGTAAGAATTGTTCCATCAGCAGTGGTGAGTTTGGCTATGAAGTTTTTCCTTTTACGGTGGCGAGCATGAGAATGGAACAGGGCTGTGTTGGCGTCACCATCCTTAAGCCAACCAATGCGAGACCTACTTCTGGCAATGGTACGCTGCAGGGAAGAAAGGGCCAAACAATGTGGCGTGAGTTTATTTTTTAACCATAACTCAAGCCTGGATAATCCACGGCAATCATGTGCTATTTCTAGTTGATGTAGGACCTCTCTGGCTAGTGCTAATTGTGAGTTCACATGGCCAACTTTCTTTTGACTCCAGCTCAGAAGATTTCTAACAGTGGCTCTGAATTTCCTTGCCAGGGTGTCAAAGGGGCAGCTCGAAACTGGTTCAGATGTCCAAGCTGCTGCAACATCTTGAAAACCTTCCAGGCTGGTCCAGAACCCTTCAAAATGAAATCTCGCTTTCCCAGGATAGACATCATTTAAGCCTAGAATAAGAGGACAGTGGTCCGAACCCTCTGTTGCACCACTTTGTagcatgcagttaggaaacatcTGCTCCCACTCCAATGAGCAAAGTACTCTGTCAAGTTTGACTAGTGTTGGTGAGCTTTGCCGGTTAGACCACGTAAATTTCCGACCAAGCAGTGGCAAATCTTTTAGTTCTAAGTCACTGATCAAGCGACGAAACCTTCCCATCATTGCTCTATTAACAGTCCCACTGTTCTTGTCTTCGGAATTTGTAATTAAGTTGAAATCCCCAAGCAATAACCACGGTCCGGGACAGGCAGCTCTCACCGTCCTAATTTCCTGAATGAATAGGATTTTATTGTCATCACCTTGAGGACCATACACACAAGTAAGCCACCAAGCTTGCGAGCTGGCCGGGGAGAACTGCACAGACAAACTGAAAGTATCACTTCTGAAGGCAGTAGCTGGACCCAGTTCATGTCGCCACGCCACCAAAATACCTCCACTAGCCCCAACTGCAGGCAGCTCGATCCAATGGGAAAACTCTGAACCCAGCAAAGAGAGAATACACCCACGAGAAATCCCAGCCATTTTCGTTTCTTGTAAACAAACAACCTCAAAACGCCCAGAATTAACCAAGGTTCTTACAGTATCTTGGCGTGCCTTAGAATTCAATCCACGCACATTCCAACAGAGTAATTTGGAGGGATTCGTTGTAAAAAGAGAAAAATGCGACCTTGGCTGAAGCAATCAACAGCCAGTCACCCGGGCCAGCTCTTCTTCATCAGGGGCAGCCCATCCAAAGAGGGCTGAAAGCGCCAACGCCTGAGAGTCTGGGAGCCTTGCCGAGCCGGAGAACAGCCTGCTGTATTCCTCCAAGCTCTGCTGGTCGATGCTGGCCATTTCCCCAATGATATCCAGAGCACGCATCACCTTCTTTTTTTGTTCTCGAGGTTGCCCCACCACCGCCAGGAGTGGCCGGCTCCATGCCGGCAATGCGACGGCTGCGCCGCGGAGGAGCACAAGGAGTACTGATGCGGGAGTGTGGCCTGCTTGTGCTTGGCGTAGGAAGGATCTTCACCGTCTTCTTTGTGATTTTTGCCAAGAACTGCTTTCTCTGACCTGAGTTGGGAGTGTTGGGACGTGCTGGTGGGGTAGCATCCACAGGCATCGAAGCTTCCTCCGCAATCTGTGATTGCCTTTGGCGCCGAGAGTAAACCTGCCCGAAGCGAGGCTCAAGTGATGGTGGAGCCGCCGGAACACTCGCCAAggtggttgtggtggtggtCGCAGCCCTTGGCGGTACCTCCGTTGTGGTCGCTTCAGCCGGAGGAGAAGCAGCCAAACTGGTCGTAGGGGTCAGGGGATTGCCGTCAACGTTGGTCGTAGGCACCGGAGGCGCATCCCCCGCTACCAGTAGCATACGGGCCAGCGCGAGAGAGACTTCATCCTCCTTGATCGGCGCGACACCGGCCGCAGCATCAGTGGACGGGGCCAGACGTCTTGGATCAGGGTCGTCGTTGGAGCAGGGCCCTCCAGCAAGCACCTGTGCAGCGGCACCAACATCTGCTACCGCAAAATCCACTCCCGCAGATGCCACGGGGGCCGGAGTAACCGGAGCAGAGTGGCTCAGATCGCCCAGGTAGGGCGCCGAGGCCGGCTCGTGTGACGCGACGTCAACGGCCACCTCCGCAGCGATCTCGGGGGCCGGAGTCACGGTCAGCGCGGGTGGGCATTCGGCGGCGGATACCTGACGCAGGGGGAGATCTTCCACCAAAGTGGGCCAGCGAAGAATGATGCAGTTTAACTACATAGTATTTACAAGGATGAAGGATCGATGAATAAGAGTGTGAAGGCATCTAAACAAAGGTAAAGCTTTGGCAAAGCAGAAGCATTTCTctatttctatccaaaatagGATCCTTAGATTTGCTGAAACACATCCGAGGGCTCAAGTTTTACAGACACAAGACAGGTAGATGCAACATGTAAAACAGTAGATACTAGTGAAAAAGATATGATATATATCAAGATAAAAGAAAACTAGatgtaattcaaaattttcatttGTAAGAGAAACAATATTGGATGTTCCCATCCCATGGGACAAAAACAAAATAGATGAACCAGAATTATTTTATTTGGTTGATAAGTCAACAGCAGATAAATAACTATGTGCATGAGAAAACACAGCCATACTATTGAGCTATGACTTATGACACAGCTCTGAATAAACATACACTTAGGTTTCAGTTAGTATTAATTTAGGAAGCTATAGTTAAGTTTTGACATCAACGAAAAGTGAGAAGGATCATTACCTCACAAAGATCCCTGATAAGTTGTAGCTGCAAATTTCTAAGTCGTGTCTCATTCAGAATCTGATCTTGAGATGCACCAGCTTTAATTGTCTTCACGCCACCTCTAGTGTCATATATATGACAAAGCCTTACAAGCAACTTTAGATAGCAATCGATTGCATAGGTACGACCATTGCAGTCCCAAAGAACACATGGTCTGCAAACTTCCACCACATCCAAAGCAGGTTCAGTCCAATTCAGAGCACCATAACCAGTTCCATAAGCTAATGCTCCTATAACTCTGCTCTCTGTCCCAGAATTCTTCAACTCAGGTAGTGGAAGAGATAGCTGGAAACAACATTCAACCAGGGAGGCCACCAGCTCTTCTCAGAACAAGTTTTTACTTGTTACGCTATTTCTTGACATCCACAAGAAAATGATATTTTTCAGGCAGGGACTTTGCATGGTGCTGATATTCCTCCCTCGAGAAAACAGATATTAGCAAGGAAGTAGTGGCTGCCTCAAGTGAGAAGTTCATCTGATCAATTTTGGAGAGGTAAGCGCCAGCCCTCATTATCTCACCTCTACGCAACAGCCTCCTAACAAGAGAATTTAGCATAAATGAGTCTGGAGTGCATCCACTCTTTTCCATTGCTCTAAACAGATTTTCAGACTCATCTAGCATCCCTTCTTTTATGAGATTTTGTATCATTAAACGATAGGTCATAATACTCGGAACTAAACCATGGGCAGAGATAGCAGCGAACATATCCATCGCATCTTCCTTTCTGCCACTTTTGAGCAAAGCACCAATCATAATGTCGAAGGTAATGATGTCAAGTTGAAAATCCTTAGAACATAGACTCTGAAATATTTTAAATGCCTCATCAACACatttatttttgcaaagaccatTCAGAATTATGTTGTACGTGTACAAGTCCAACTGCAATCCACTTTTGATCATATTGAGATAGAGTTCTTTTGCTTCAGAAAATTTCCCAGACCGAAATAAACCGTGAAGTACTATGTTATAAGTGACACATCTAGGCCTAACTTCATTGCTTGACATTTCTCTGAATAGTCTAACTGCATCATCTATCCTGCCAGCTCTACAATAGCCATGAAGCAAACTATTATAAGAAAATGCATTTGGTTTCAAGCCAACTAGGACCATATCATCAAGCAACTTCATAGCTTCCTTCATCCTACCAGCTAAGCAGTAGCCATCAATTAATGTAGTATACGAGATAACATCAGGTCTCACACCTACATGCACCATCAAGTCAAGGAGAACCTGGGCTTCCGTGACCCGTCCTTTTCTGCAAAGGTTACACATTATTGTGTTGAAGAACGTGGCATtgggatggatcccttgattCAGCATTTCAGAAAATAATCCATCAGCCTTCGCCCATTTGTCAACAGAGCATAGTCCATAAACTAGCGAGGTAAAAACAACTATATTAGGAGTCACCCCTTCATAGATCATCTGATCGAATTTAAGCATAGCCTCATCCACTCTTCCCAACTTGCAAAGTgcatctattattgctccataGCTAACTACATTAGGACTCAATCCTTGCTGCCTCATTTGGTCAAATATATGCATTGCCTCATCTAGCATACCACATTTACCATACGCACAGAGAACTATGTTGAAGATGTGATGATCAGGTGAAATACCATTTGCTGCCATCAAATCCAAGATGGCATGCATATCAGAAAGAGCTCCTTTGGCAGCATAACCATGAAGCAGAGTGCCATATGTAGTTACATCAATTTTCATGCCCTTCTCAATCATAgaatcaaaaaaatttctagcCTCTGCACATCTTCCATTCTTGCAATGATAGTCCAGCAGCAAATTACAAGTGACAGCATCTGGTTGATGACCATGTGCAGACATTTCTTTGAGCATTCGAACCACCTCTTTCCCCTGTCCTGAAGAGCAATATCCATGGATGAGACAATTATATGTCCAATTGTTTGGCTTGGCACCTTTATGAATCAATTGCTAAAGGTCGCCCTCGGCCCTGTCAACCTCTTGAGCTTTGCACAAGCCATCAATGACTGTGGTGTAGGTCACAACAGTCGGCACAATCCCCCGGTCATCCATTTCATGAAATAGATTGTAAGCTCTATCGACCTGTCCATCTCTAAAGAAGCCATTGATGACGATTGTGTACGACACGACATTTGGTGGGCAGTTACCACATCCATCATCAGCCATCATGTGGAGCAGCTGAAGCGCCTCCTCAGCTCTCTTTTTGTCGCATAAGCCCTTGAGAATTCTGTTGTATGAAACTACATCTGGCGAGCAGCCAAACTCAGGCATTCGTCGGAGCAATATGTTCATGGCCTCAGACGCGCACTTACTGTCACACAGACCTTTGAGCAGTTGATTGATGACTATGTCATTCACCCTCCAGCCTGTCTTAAGGATGAGGCCAAAGGCGGCGAAACCAAGCTCCACGCGTCCCATGTGGCAGAAGCAGTTGATGAGGATGCTGTAGGTGTGCAGGTCGGGAGCTACCTTGTTGGAGGAAGCACGGGCCATCCGGTTGAAGAGGGAGGGGACGAGCTCCGAGGAGGAGCCCCTGCCTTGAGCGCGAGAGATAGCGGTGAGGAGCTGATTGATGGCGATCACTGAGGCCGGCCTAGCGTGGTGTAGCAATTCATCGAACAGCTTGACAGCGTCATCTAGGCCAAGGTTTCCCGAGCGGACGCGGGCAGCGATGGCGCGCTCCAGCTCCAAGCACcggtcgcgggcggcgctcgcgcaGCGGGACATGTCGGCGTGGGGAGGCAAGTGGCCCGGGCATGAGAGGGAATTTCTGTGCACTTGCAAATCCTTTGATCTTCGTGTTACGCGGCTGGGATGAAATACAGTTGCGACTCTTCACGATGGTTGTCAGCCTTGGACTTGCACAAGCAAGAACAGGTCTCTACTCTCTAGATCGGGAAGGAGGAAATCAGAGAGGAAATAAAATGCAAGGAAGAAATCAATCCGGAGCCCGGAGGACGAAGAGAACGGGAAACTTACCGGAGATtgcagccggcggccggcgctcctcgccggcggggcGGGCGCCTGGTTGGATGCGCGCGTCCGTCCGAGTGCGACGAGCCGACGAGGGTGCTGTGCGCCTGTGCGTGCGGCGGGGCTGGGATAGCAGGCTGGCTTCGTGGGCTGGGCCGTATCCTTAAAGCGTTTAGATACGTGTCCGGCCCATTATTGAGTTATTTGGTGATTTATTTTTCTGATATACTTGACTGATATGTACAAATATCGGATACGCGATACTTCCTCCTTCCACATTTATAAAGCATATAAATATATGACACGGTCTTTCaaataattttttgaaattcactTCTCATATGTTATATCACTTATATGATTATAAATCTATAATCATGATAAAGCATATTTGATTACGAATTCAACCATATAAAGTTtacattatgaaaataaaaatttaatagaaaaTTTTTTATTAGAGATAGAAAAGTTtaaatcttgatatacgtgtacgTGGAAAGAGGGAGTATGATTTAGCTGTCTTGTTTCGTTTTTTCTTTATAGCTGAAATCTGGAATTCAACCTTCCACGTGATTGAAAAATCTCAGCTTCAAGTTCTGTTTTGAtatgatattttttattatgaaaaaTATAAGTTTTTATAGTTAGCGGAATTATTTCCATCGAGATAATTTGCAAGAAATATTAAGTCATCTATTGAGTGCACTATCTATATGAATATTCTATTCAAAAGTATCTCAAAAAAACTATATAGAACAACGTGTTCATATATGAATTGTTccatagggtgtgtttagttctcccgttttggaattttgaaaggGAATTTTTTggtatttgaagtattaaatatagactaatcacaaaattaattacatatctcgtctataaactacgagacgaatctaacgaacctaattaatccgtcattagcatatatttactgtagtttactgtagcaatttgaTGTCTAATCACaatctaattaggttcattagattcgtctcgcgatttatagtcCATTTGTATAATGCGATTTTTTCTACTACATTTAATGCACCATGCAGATGATTTACAAatcttttgaaattttgaacttcGAATCTAAACAAGACCATAGTAAAGTCATCttacgttgtaatttttttaagCCACACAATTTCTCCACCACCTCTTTTTGTAGGATAAAAAGTCAGATAAAActcattgcaaaaaaatttatgtgTATTATAGGAGAACTCATAATAAGAAAAGTTTGTTCAGATTCAACTAGACTTTCAAATAATAGATTGAAATTGAAATACCGAGTCCCCTCGCATTTGTTCAGATTCAAGTAGACTTTCAAATAACTCGAACATTAGGCGCGCGATGCACGCCCTACCATTTAAACaattaaatgtaattaaattgAAGGTAATAAAGTATGTAATTAAGCATAAAAAACTGAAGGTGTTAAGATGTGACAAATAGCATACATTGCATAGGATAAATTCAACACAAAATCAGCAGTGTGAGTACACTATCCATTGTATATGTCTATCCGGCATTTGAATCATGAATATTACAACATATCTGAGAGCATATGCTATTCTATCCATCAAGTGTCTGTTCGAAAAATTGGAACATCAATATTACAGCACATCTTAGCACCATGACTGACTACCCTAAGTATTTGAAACATTAACACTTTAGCACATCTGAGCATCAGGCCATCCTATCCACATCAGGTGTATGTCCAGCATTTCGAGCATCAATGTTACAACATATCCAAGCAACAGGCTATCTAGTCCATCAGGCGCCTTTCCGGAACTTGGAGCATCAATATTACAGCATATCCAAGCACCATAAATCTACATGCAATTAAACATGTAATCAAGGACAGGATAGCTCTAAAATTATGCGCTGTTTTACTCAAAAACAAGTTTTAGTGATCAGTTTGCAGTGTGTAAATAAGCAGACAGGATGATTGTAGCTTACCTCCATCCTTATGAGCTGTTTTACTCAAAAAGAGTTTCACATATCACATCATGTCGAATTGCAGGAACAATGCATGGGTTAGTGTGTTGCCAATGTGTTGTTcacatttgaaaaataaaaaacaaagagaagcacaTATCAGGCATGTGATTTCATAAGTATACTCACCTGAATATTTTCAAAAGCAGTGAGACTTCCTCCTCATAAGGAGCTTCAAGGATcttattacagaaaagataatTAGTCCTTGCCCGCAGCAACACGTACATCAGTACAAAGGAATTAGCCAAGAAGGTCGAGTGCACATGACCTTTGCAATAAAAGCGGATCTCATCTACCCATTTCCAAGTATTCTTGTGCGTTCTAGAAAGCTAAAACCAGCGTGCACAGGACATCAGTACAAAAGACACATTAGGACTTGGATCAGCTTTCCTAGGCATTCTTTCCTGCAGCTAAAGcacataaataaaaaaaaggctGAATAAATTGAACACTGGCCATGGTCTAAAGTGAATTAATACATGAAATCAGAGTCATACTTTATCTTTCCTTCTCTTGTATGATTCCATTCGAAGAATAAACTGTTCATGTGCTTTGTGCAACTCACTGATAGGCTCTGTCAGGCTATTAAACGATTCAGTAAGTAACCAGCTTTATTCTGAACGAAACAGTGCACTGAGATCTATTTTAACATTAAGTGTTACTTGGAATTACTAATTGTCTCAATTGTTTATTGTTGCTGAACCATGCATAATGTTTTAGTAGAGCTGCTCAGATTGGTCAAGAGCCTACCCCACATGCATCTAGGAAAATTATAAGATGCAAAGATCTCCTTAAATTAGATTAAATCAAATCAAAACCCCTTGAGCCTGGAATGAAAAAGACATTAACTTTTTTAACTATACTACTAAACAACTTTTGCAGTATTTGAACCTGATATATGCATAGTTCCAGATGGTGGAAGTACAAGCAAGATTCTACTTTTCTGTAGCTCATAGTA
The genomic region above belongs to Panicum virgatum strain AP13 chromosome 8N, P.virgatum_v5, whole genome shotgun sequence and contains:
- the LOC120685327 gene encoding protein Rf1, mitochondrial-like, with protein sequence MSRCASAARDRCLELERAIAARVRSGNLGLDDAVKLFDELLHHARPASVIAINQLLTAISRAQGRGSSSELVPSLFNRMARASSNKVAPDLHTYSILINCFCHMGRVELGFAAFGLILKTGWRVNDIVINQLLKGLCDSKCASEAMNILLRRMPEFGCSPDVVSYNRILKGLCDKKRAEEALQLLHMMADDGCGNCPPNVVSYTIVINGFFRDGQVDRAYNLFHEMDDRGIVPTVVTYTTVIDGLCKAQEVDRAEGDL